In Xyrauchen texanus isolate HMW12.3.18 chromosome 45, RBS_HiC_50CHRs, whole genome shotgun sequence, a single window of DNA contains:
- the mkrn1 gene encoding probable E3 ubiquitin-protein ligase makorin-1 — protein MAEAAAASTAAPAVIGGWTKHVTCRYFMHGLCKEGNNCRYLHDLNSCKPTMTCKFFQKGYCAFGDCCRYEHTKPAKKDEVPSSKPSVPLTAAPLAGTPDPMSDGSGGMTSTQEKPQSSGAVDWVNAAEFVPGQPYCGRADPVLFEGPGPLIEEEYEKEQANKELKKQLCPYAAVGECRYGLNCAYLHGDVCDMCGLQVLHPTDTSQRSQHIRACIEAHEKDMEISFAIQRSKDMMCGVCMEVVFEKTNPSERRFGILSNCSHCYCLKCIRKWRSAKQFESKIIK, from the exons ATGGCGGAGGCAGCGGCAGCGTCAACAGCGGCTCCAGCAGTTATCGGAGGTTGGACGAAGCATGTAACCTGCAG GTATTTCATGCACGGCCTTTGCAAAGAGGGTAACAACTGTCGATATTTACACGACCTCAACAGCTGCAAGCCAACCATGACCTGCAAGTTCTTCCAAAAAGGATATTGTGCTTTTGGGGACTGTTGCAG GTATGAACATACCAAACCTGCCAAGAAAGACGAAGTCCCTAGTTCAAAGCCGTCGGTGCCGCTGACCGCTGCTCCCCTTGCTGGCACTCCTGATCCCATGTCTGATGGGTCAGGTGGCATGACCAGCACCCAGGAGAAGCCCCAAAGCTCGGGGGCAGTGGACTGGGTGAATGCTGCAGAGTTCGTGCCAGGGCAGCCCTACTGTGGGAGGG CTGACCCAGTGCTGTTTGAGGGGCCTGGTCCCCTCATTGAAGAAGAGTACGAGAAAGAACAAGCTAACAAAGAACTGAAGAAACAGCTTTGCCCATATGCCGCGGTCGGTGAATGTCGCTATGGTCTTAACTGTGCTTATCTCCATGGTGACGTTTGTGACATGTGCGGCCTACAGGTGCTCCACCCTACCGACACCTCTCAGCGCTCACAACACATCAGG GCTTGCATCGAGGCTCATGAGAAGGACATGGAGATCTCCTTTGCCATCCAGCGTAGTAAGGACATGATGTGTGGCGTGTGCATGGAGGTGGTGTTTGAGAAAACCAACCCCAGTGAACGCCGTTTCGGAATCCTCTCTAACTGCAGCCATTGTTACTGCCTCAAGTGCATCAGGAAATGGCGGAGCGCCAAGCAGTTCGAGAGCAAGATCATAAAGTAA